TAGTGCTTGCGACGCGTGAATGGGATTCGGGTTTCACGTACGCCAGAAACAACAAAGCCCTCGTATTTCTACGAGGGCTTTGTTTTGTATGGTGCGGTACCGAGTCGAATGGATATTTAACTATTTGCCATTAATGATTTTTATGAAGGTGAATATTGTTGCGAGGTGAGCTGCCTCGGCGAGCAGATAAACGAGCTATCCATGCAGGTCGCTAGTGAATAGCTGACTGTGCATAAAATCTATGAAGGCCCGTAGTCTTAGAGAAAGATGTTTGCTCGATGGCCACAGAAGCCTGAACACCCCAGTGTGAACCGTATAGTCTGCTAACACCCTAACCAGTTCGCCGTTTTTGATGGACTTGGAAGTCATGAAGTCAGGTAGGCAAGCGATTCCCAAACCTGAACGAGCCACATCGACAATCACTTCAGTCGTGTTGCACACCATGGTCTGAGGGAGCTCGAAATCCGGCTCTCCGGTCTCAACGCGTAGCGGCCAAGGTTCAACCTTCCCTGTCGAAGGAAACTTGTGCAATAAACATGAGTGCGTAGCGAGATCTGCTGGCCGTTTAGGTACACCGTACTGTGCGAGATAGTCTGGAGACGCCACAATCTGGAGCTGAAAGCCTCCCAGCCTTTTAGAAATCAACCGAGAGTCACTAGGCTCGCCTGTCCGCAACACAGCATCAAAGCCCTCCTCAATAACGTCGACCATTCGATCAGAAAAATCTATGTCGAGTTCTATTTCGGGGTAAGTGCGCATGAATTGAATGATTGCTGGCATCACTAGACCGCTGACTAGAGGCAAGCTAATTCGCAATTTTCCCCTCGGTTGTTCACGGGCATTGCTTAGCTCCATTTCTGCGGCTTCAAGCTCCGAAAGTATCCGTCGGCACCGCTCAAGAAACAGTGACCCTTCTAACGTCAGGGCAATACTGCGGGTGTTGCGCTGGAATAGGCGTACACCGAGCTTCTCCTCCAGCCGACCAATACTTTTACCGACGCCAGAGGAGGAAATACCTAGTCGTTTCCCTGCTTCTGTAAAGCTTCGAGTCTCAGTCACCAATACGAATAGTGAAATGCTACCAAGCGATTCCAAGGGCTGCCCTCACTGCGGACACCAGTGTCCGATATGTTCGGATTATAGGCCTGTTTTTGTTTGCGAACGCATGCCCTAGCCTCTTGGTGGGCCGATCACCGCGGACAACCGTGCGCTGAGGACCAACACCTCTGCACATCAATCAGGGAACATTCAGATGAATTCAACACGCAGCGTTCAGGCGGCTCCCCAGTTATTGAAGTGGATACAGCTATTCGCAGCTTGCCTGACAGGCGTTCTCATCCCGCTTTGCTTCACTGGGCCGGCAGTTGTCCTCTCTTCCATCAGCGCTGCCATGGGCGGATCTGCTGTCGAGCTCAGCTGGGTCGTCAACGCATATATCCTGACTTATGGCAGCGCCATGATGGCGGCAGGGAGCCTGACGGATATCTATGGACGCAAGCGGGTATGGCTGATGGGTCTAGTAATCTTTGTGTTGTCTACCATTGCTATTCCCTTCTCTTCCACAGTTTTGCAGATCGATGTCCTACGGCTTGTACAGGGGTTGGGCGGAGCAGCTGCTTTCGCCGGCGCCATGTCGTCTCTAGCCCAGGTATTCCACGGTTCTGAACGCACCAAGGTTTTCAGTCTCCTTGGGACGACTTTTGGCATTGGATTAGCTTTCGGCCCATTGGCGGCGGGGCTACTGGTCGACTCCGCAGGCTGGAAATGGACGTTCCACGCTACGGCATTGATAGGCGTAGCGGGCTTCGTGCTTGTCTGCGTGAGCGCGACTGATTCTAAAGACCCGGCTAACAATGGTATGGACTGGCCC
The window above is part of the Pseudomonas sp. B21-048 genome. Proteins encoded here:
- a CDS encoding LysR substrate-binding domain-containing protein, producing the protein MESLGSISLFVLVTETRSFTEAGKRLGISSSGVGKSIGRLEEKLGVRLFQRNTRSIALTLEGSLFLERCRRILSELEAAEMELSNAREQPRGKLRISLPLVSGLVMPAIIQFMRTYPEIELDIDFSDRMVDVIEEGFDAVLRTGEPSDSRLISKRLGGFQLQIVASPDYLAQYGVPKRPADLATHSCLLHKFPSTGKVEPWPLRVETGEPDFELPQTMVCNTTEVIVDVARSGLGIACLPDFMTSKSIKNGELVRVLADYTVHTGVFRLLWPSSKHLSLRLRAFIDFMHSQLFTSDLHG